The Balaenoptera acutorostrata chromosome 10, mBalAcu1.1, whole genome shotgun sequence genome has a window encoding:
- the LOC103007535 gene encoding DLA class II histocompatibility antigen, DR-1 beta chain-like: protein MVSLYFSGGSWMAALTVILMVLSPPLAWARETQQDFLFQFKSYCYFTNGTERVRYVTRYIYNREEYARFDSDVGEYRAVSELGRPDAKYWNSQKDLLEQKRAKVDTYCRHNYGVIESFTVQRRVAPTVTVYPAKTQPLQHHNLLVCSVNGFYPGHIEVRWFRNGQEEEAGVVSTGLIPNGDWTFQTMVMLETVPQSGEVYTCHVEHPSRTSPLTVEWRAQSESAQSKMMSGIGGFVLGLLFLGVGLFIYFRNQKGHSGLQPTGLLS, encoded by the exons ATGGTGTCTCTGTATTTCTCCGGAGGCTCCTGGATGGCAGCTCTGACAGTGATACTGATGGTGCTGAGCCCTCCCCTGGCCTGGGCCAGGGAGACCCAAC AGGATTTCCTGTTCCAGTTTAAGAGCTACTGTTACTTCACCAACGGCACGGAGCGGGTGCGGTACGTGACCAGATACATCTATAACCGGGAGGAGTACGCGCGCTTCGACAGCGACGTGGGCGAGTACCGGGCGGTGAGCGAGCTGGGCCGGCCGGACGCCAAGTACTGGAACAGCCAGAAGGACCTCCTGGAGCAGAAACGGGCCAAGGTGGACACGTACTGCAGACACAACTACGGGGTTATCGAGAGCTTCACGGTGCAGCGGCGAG TGGCGCCTACAGTGACTGTGTATCCTGCAAAGACACAGCCCCTGCAGCACCACAACCTCCTGGTCTGCTCTGTGAATGGTTTCTATCCAGGCCACATTGAAGTCAGGTGGTTCCGGAACGGCCAGgaagaggaggctggggtggTGTCCACAGGCCTGATCCCTAATGGGGACTGGACCTTCCAGACCATGGTGATGCTTGAAACAGTCCCTCAGAGTGGAGAGGTCTACACCTGCCATGTGGAGCACCCCAGCCGGACGAGCCCTCTCACAGTGGAATGGA GGGCACAGTCTGAATCTGCTCAGAGCAAGATGATGAGTGGAATCGGAGGCTTTGTTCTGGGTCTGCTCTTCCTTGGGGTGGGGCTGTTCATCTACTTCAGGAATCAGAAAG gaCACTCTGGACTTCAGCCAACAG GACTCCTGAGCTGA